The uncultured Carboxylicivirga sp. genomic interval ATTTATATTATTATAACCCCAACAACAAGAAACAAACTAAAAAAATTGACTACCTCATCAATAATATGCAGTAATAACAGATGATTTAAAATCATTTCAAATTAACAACAAAAACACCAAGTATACTTTCATTTTAATTGTAAAAGATCAATTATTCTTTAAATTTGAACACACAAAAGCAGAATTACTATAAATATGGAATACTTAAAGGCAACCACATCTCTTCTTTCGTTTATAAAAGAAACCAATCAGAAACTGCTTGGTAATTTATCTGAACTGGCACAAACACCTAACAAGATGTTTATTCAAAGCAGTACTAAAGATGTTAAAGAAGTTGTGATGACAGCCTTTTCCAACGATTTTGTAAATACGACTCTAGCCAACGAAAGCAATTCGAAAGCTTTTGTAATGACCGATATTGCCACCATGCTTGTAAAAGGTACCGAGTTAACCTACATTCTATACAAAGGGTATCATTCGGCTATTGAAAAAGGAATGGTATTTTACCAAATCATCAATCGCGATACATTAGAATACATTAACGATCTTCAGTTTAGCAACATTGAAGAGAATATTTTTTACTCGATATCTGCTCCCGAACAAGAAGAGAGTTCGTGCAATGCCATGGAAACCGATGAGGAAGTAAAAAATGGCAAAAGCATTGTATTTCTTATTGGCCACATGAACGAAAACCGGCTTTTATATGATATTCAACGTTTGATTTTTGATACGGTGAATAACGTAAGAAAGCACTCCACCATTCAATTTAACTTCATCATTAACATTGCCCGTTTTGGCGGAAGTCCATCGGCAGAATTAAAACAAGCGGTAAAAAACATCGAAGCTTATACCAAGCAGCACATCTATACCGAATATCAAAATGTTGATTTTAAATTTGAGTTTGAGCAAGAATCAAACCTTTAGCAAAAACGGGGCATAATATTTAACATGCCAATACTTCGGAAAAAACATGCTTACGTTTTTGTAAAACATGCTTACGTTTTTTAGCCTACTTAGTAAGTGTTTATTATCAATAACTTACAAACTAAGAAAAACGCACTTTTCAAGTGTACTTTTGAGCATGAAAATAAAAGTATTTATAGGCAATCTACCCTTTAAAACATCAATATAGAAACCAGTTATAGTCTGTATTTTGCAATTGACTACATAAAATCAACAATTCACTTCATTGCATTTTTAATAGGAGTTCATTCATTATAATATTGTAGTATCGATAATTGATTAGAAACCTATTAAACATACAATATGAACCGAACATCTACCATTAAAACCCAACCAGCTTATAAACTACTGCTGCTAATACTACTAACAGCTGTATTTTTTGCGGAAGCCAAAGCCGAAGATAAACCCGGTAAAAAAACCAAAGTGTATGTTTTCGACAACGGAAACATTACCATAACAACCGGCACACAAGATTTTCCTTTTGATTTAAAATACGAAGGAATTGTAGATATATCGAACGATGATAAAATGATTAACTCCATATCGCCAGGTGGATTTGTTGAAATTAACAAAACAGCCTTTGGCAATAATCGTCGTTTATTTATTTATGCCGATGATAACGGTAAACTCACCTACGAATACTATGTAGGTAAATCAAAAACATCGTTTGAACCCGAAGGTAAAAAATGGCTGGCCGAAGTACTTCCCGAAATTGTTTCCAAGAGTAATTTAGGCATTGAATCGCGCATACGCCGCATATACAATCAGGAAGGACTCCAAGCTGTTTTGTCTCTGATAAACAACGAAACATCATCGCGCAAAACACGCACCGAATGGTCTTTTTTTAGCATGGAAACCGTTACCATAAAATCGTCATCAAGAACCGATGCATTAAAAACTCTGGTATTCGACAACCGTATTCAAAATCGCGATCTTACACGAGTTATCGATGCTATTAGTGAGGTAAGTTCCAACAGCACCAAAGGAACATTACTAAGGTACATTTTGGAAAATTACCAGCTTAATACCGATCAATCGGCAGCTTTATTAAGAGCTGTTTCAACACACGAATACAACACCGAACGCGGTTCGACACTTCGCATGTTTAATCAATACTATAGCGACGATTACATCATCAGAAAGGAATATTTCGATATTATTGACGATATGGAGATTAACTCTGAAAAAGGAAACGTATTGAAAGATCTGATCAGAAAGAAAACTCTTTCGCGCGATACATGGATTAGCTTGCTGGATGTAGTTTCTGATTTTTCGTCAGAAAGAGAAAAAGGAGCTTTGCTTTTATTTGCACTTCCGTACTTACCTTACGACGAAAGTGTAATGGCTGAATTCCGAAATACTTTAGAAGATATGTCGAGCAGCTATTATGTGTTAAAAGGTGAAATCACCACCGCCATGCTCGAAAGTAATTTCTCGCATAATCAGAAGCCAGATAAATATGCTTTATTAAACTATTTAAAAACGGCCGAAAACATTTCGTCGAATAGTCAACGAGGTCAGATCCTACGCAAAGCCAATCGACTTTTTATTAACGATGATGAAGTAGTTGATGCTTACTTTGGTGTTTTATCAAGCATGGATAGCGAAATGGAAATATACAATGTAATGCTTGATTTACTTGATAAAAACAAGTTGAACGAAAAAGCCATGTCGCGCTTGTTACGTCAAACCAGCAACCTGGTACCCGACTTTCAGCATGGTGCCGGAGCTATATTGCGCGCAGTAATTCAACAGTTCCCTTTGACCGATAGTAATTACAACCAGTTTTTTTCAGTGATAGATCGCATGGATCAAAACTCAACAATAGAAGAAGTTTTGCGATTAGTGATTGATCATCCTGTTTTAAACAATAATATATTGATAAAGGTAATGGAGTGCAATCAACGTATTGATGTTGATGTTGAAAAGGCATCTATACTAGTTAGAATCAGCCCACACATTCCAGGCAATGATTCATCCATACAATATATTTTTCAATCGATGGCAAAAGAGCTGGATTCGGGATACGAAAAAAACAGAGTTTTAAAAACTATCCGTTAATTTAGACAAATGCTTATGTCCGGATCTATATACTCTTCGAAAAAACTACTTATTCAAACATTGGTCAGCACCCTTTATGGGGTGTTGATTTATAGCTATCTGTTATTTAGCGAACAAGGCGATCTTAGTTCTTTTGGACAAGAAGTAGATACGCTTTCGCTTTTTATCATTACATCGTGGATTGTTTTTGGAGCCTTTTCGCTTGTAAACAAAGGCTTGAATCAGTATAAAACATGGAATAAAGGAACAGCTCCGCGTTTTATTATACAATTTATTGCCAACACACTAGTAGCTATGCTGCTGTTGCTTTTAAGTACTTTTCTGTTTGTTACTCTTAAACGTCCCGAGCAATCACTGTCTCAGTTCTTTTCTGAATCGGGCGATGCTACATTAAAATTCATCATACTTTTCCTGCTTTCGAATGTTGTTTACATACTTATCAACCTTTATCAATACTCGTACACAAGCTTTATTCAGGCAAATATCGAGAGCGAAAAGATGATACGCGAGCGATTAAAATTGCAATACGAGATATTAAAAAGTCAGCTAAGCCCACATTATTTGTTTAACACACTTAATACCATTGCATCCCTACTTCATCGCGATATAGCAACAACCGAGGGTTTTGTCAGACGTTTTGCTCACACCTTCAATTACATTCTTAAAAGTCATCAAAAAGATTTGGTATCGGTAAAAGAAGAACTTGCTTTTATTGATGCTTACTATTTTCTGTTGCAAATTAGGTTTGAAAATGCTCTACAACTAACTATTGAAATTGATGACAATGTGAAGGATACCTACATACCTCCCATGACTTTGCAATTATTGGTTGAAAATGCGGTAAAGCATAATCATTTCGACGAAGACAAACCTTTAATTATTGAAATTACTTCTGATAAAAATACCATAAGTGTAAGTAACAATTTCGAACGTAAACCAGGTTTTATAAAGGTTGATAACCAAATTGTAAAAAAGCCCAATCAACATGTATCGCACAAAGTGGGGCTCGAAAACATAAAAAAACGTTACTCCTATTTCACACGACGCGAGCTCATCATCAATCGCGATAAACATTTTACCGTTCAGCTTCCTTTAATAATCAACCATAACTAGTTTAATCTTTAGCGATTGCTTAATTTTAACAATTAAACCACCTGATGAAGAAAACAAGTAACTTAAATAAATGGCTTCGGTTTTTATTACCTATCCCAACAGGTATTATTGTTTATATTCTGATATTGCTGGTTTTTGACACCCTCAATCAATTAGGAAGTCACTTTTTTAGCAACGAAGTCGTTGTAACGATTATCTTTTCTTTTATTCTTCTCGAAATTCAAAGATTAATCCTTAATTATACCGACAAGCGTTTCCCCATTAACCTCATCAACCAAACGGAAGAAGAAAACCAAAACAACGAAACTCTTCTTAAAGCTCCCGGAGCTTCCAACCGAATTATCATCATCCCTCTGTTTTCATTGCTTGTTTCGATTATAATTATTACCACTCTGGTAACATTATACTATACTTATGGATTAGGCTTAAGTGATTTTAACCACGAGTTGATAGTGTTCAATGGCGTATTCGGTATTGTATCCGTAGTTTACTCCATCATACATGTAAGCACATCTTTTTTAGCCGTTAACAAACAACTTAACTACATTCGCGAAAAAGAACTTCGCAAAAGTCTTGAACACGATTTAGAAAACTACAAATTGCAAATCAATCCACAACTATTATACGATGGTCTTGAAAATCTAATCTCAGTTGTTAAGCACGATAAAAAAATGGCAGAAACCATTATCAATCATTTGTCGGGTATTTATCGTTATGTGCTGGATACCCGCCATATTGAATTGGTAAGCGTTGCTGATGAACTAAAAAACCTTAACTCGCTTATTTATATTCTAAATTATAAATACAGCGGAACCATTCACATTACAGATGCTATAGATGAGAATTGCAATTACAATCAAATTGTACCCGGCACCATTGCAACTTT includes:
- a CDS encoding histidine kinase, whose translation is MSGSIYSSKKLLIQTLVSTLYGVLIYSYLLFSEQGDLSSFGQEVDTLSLFIITSWIVFGAFSLVNKGLNQYKTWNKGTAPRFIIQFIANTLVAMLLLLLSTFLFVTLKRPEQSLSQFFSESGDATLKFIILFLLSNVVYILINLYQYSYTSFIQANIESEKMIRERLKLQYEILKSQLSPHYLFNTLNTIASLLHRDIATTEGFVRRFAHTFNYILKSHQKDLVSVKEELAFIDAYYFLLQIRFENALQLTIEIDDNVKDTYIPPMTLQLLVENAVKHNHFDEDKPLIIEITSDKNTISVSNNFERKPGFIKVDNQIVKKPNQHVSHKVGLENIKKRYSYFTRRELIINRDKHFTVQLPLIINHN
- a CDS encoding histidine kinase, with product MKKTSNLNKWLRFLLPIPTGIIVYILILLVFDTLNQLGSHFFSNEVVVTIIFSFILLEIQRLILNYTDKRFPINLINQTEEENQNNETLLKAPGASNRIIIIPLFSLLVSIIIITTLVTLYYTYGLGLSDFNHELIVFNGVFGIVSVVYSIIHVSTSFLAVNKQLNYIREKELRKSLEHDLENYKLQINPQLLYDGLENLISVVKHDKKMAETIINHLSGIYRYVLDTRHIELVSVADELKNLNSLIYILNYKYSGTIHITDAIDENCNYNQIVPGTIATLLTELCNRSIINQYQPLEINLSSYNQHLLLKASNNPRIILENQAGWNINHLNRAYDYFGSERPVINDKNDEVHINIPLFEIEEE